Proteins from a genomic interval of Chryseobacterium indologenes:
- a CDS encoding universal stress protein produces MKTIVVCTDFSPEAENATHYAASMAKENQYKIVLFNLQSVSIHALNAQASADFFYMCKRLRIKKNLRIKLLSSVSYIL; encoded by the coding sequence ATGAAAACAATAGTTGTATGTACAGATTTTTCCCCGGAAGCAGAAAATGCAACCCATTACGCTGCTTCTATGGCAAAAGAAAATCAATATAAAATAGTGCTTTTTAATTTGCAGAGCGTCTCCATTCATGCCTTAAATGCCCAGGCCTCTGCAGATTTTTTTTATATGTGCAAACGCTTAAGAATCAAAAAAAACTTGAGGATAAAGCTTCTGAGCTCAGTGAGTTATATTCTATAG